A stretch of Schistocerca americana isolate TAMUIC-IGC-003095 chromosome 3, iqSchAmer2.1, whole genome shotgun sequence DNA encodes these proteins:
- the LOC124606429 gene encoding prolactin-releasing peptide receptor-like has translation MNLSNLTSASEVARYNLTEYNIFNDIIQNQVVQALFCMIYTCIFVLGVFGNVLVCYVVGRNRAMQTVTNLFISNLALSDILLCILCVPFTPLYTFLGSWIFGSTLCHVVAFAQGTSVYISTLTLTSIAVDRFFVIVYPFKPRMRLATCTIIISCIWLFSVMVTLPYGVYTVLRADRRAFYCEEHWPSERVRQVYGGLTATLQFVLPFFIVTFCYVNVSLKLNDRARAKPGSKNSRREEADRDRKRRTNRMLIAMVTIFGVSWMPLTIVNLTNDLYMSTGRWEYFNLSFFVVHALAMSSTCYNPFLYAWLNENFRKEFKQVLPCFDPAGGGASGRSYGGGGGGGGGGWKSERTTCNGNDTLDSVLLTSAVHCRSTSVRRPTASSIPEELEPPPAGDAGGGAAATYSAIADEVHLHLGPGLHKPDVPPGVLIESL, from the exons ATGAACCTCTCCAACCTCACATCTGCTTCAGAAGTTGCCAGGTATAATTTGACTGAGTACAACATCTTTAACGACATTATCCAGAACCAGGTAGTGCAAGCCCTcttctgcatgatatacacctgTATTTTTGTGCTCGGCGTGTTCGGAAACGTGCTCGTGTGCTATGTAGTGGGCCGCAACCGTGCCATGCAGACGGTGACGAACCTGTTCATCAGCAACCTGGCCCTGTCGGACATCCTGCTGTGCATCCTCTGCGTGCCCTTCACCCCTCTCTACACCTTCCTGGGCTCGTGGATATTCGGCAGTACTTTGTGCCACGTGGTGGCCTTCGCGCAGGGCACCAGCGTGTACATATCGACACTGACTCTCACGTCCATAGCGGTGGACCGCTTCTTCGTCATCGTCTACCCGTTCAAGCCGCGCATGAGGCTGGCGACGTGCACCATCATCATATCCTGCATATGGCTCTTCTCCGTGATGGTTACTCTCCCGTACGGCGTATACACCGTGCTGCGCGCTGACAGGAGAGCGTTCTACTGCGAGGAGCACTGGCCATCGGAGAGGGTGCGGCAGGTGTACGGCGGTCTCACGGCGACGCTGCAGTTCGTCCTGCCCTTCTTCATCGTCACCTTTTGCTACGTGAACGTCTCGCTGAAGCTGAACGATCGCGCCAGGGCCAAACCGGGCAGCAAGAACTCGAGGCGGGAGGAGGCGGATAGGGACCGCAAGAGGCGCACGAACCGAATGCTCATCGCCATGGTGACCATCTTCGGCGTCTCCTGGATGCCGCTCACCATCGTCAACCTGACCAACGACCTGTACATGTCGACGGGCCGCTGGGAGTACTTCAACCTGAGCTTCTTCGTGGTGCACGCGCTCGCCATGAGCTCCACCTGCTACAACCCGTTCCTGTACGCCTGGCTGAACGAGAACTTCCGCAAGGAGTTCAAGCAGGTGCTGCCGTGCTTCGACC CGGCCGGGGGCGGCGCGTCGGGCCGCTCctacggcgggggcggcggcggcggcggcggcggctggaaGTCCGAGCGCACCACCTGCAACGGCAACGACACGCTCGACTCGGTGCTCTTGACGTCGGCGGTGCACTGCCGCAGCACTTCGGTGCGCCGCCCCACCGCCAGCTCCATCCCCGAGGAGCTCGAGCCGCCACCTGCAGGCGACGCCGGAGGCGGGGCAGCCGCTACCTACTCCGCCATCGCGGACGAGGTACACCTGCACTTGGGACCTGGTCTCCACAAGCCCGACGTCCCACCAGGTGTCCTCATCGAGTCCCTGTAG